AAAAAGAGAAATAACTAAGACTTTATGTTCCGACTCgacttttattttatgataatgaATCTATATATTGTTGGATTATGCAGACTAGAGGGTAaaagggcgtggacagtagcctGCATTTCGAGtacctcaatcaaaccgagcctgcaaaattttcatttttgtcgttttgagcgacctgtggactTTCGCTTTTTGTATTTTGTCAAGCAGCTTCGTTGTATTTAGAAtcagtgttgttttataaatAGTGGAGTCCCGTTTAACCCCGGTGCTATGGGGTTTCAGGAGCGTTTCATTACCTCACATAATTATACTGAATCAAACCGAATCCGACATTAATTTGCTTGATtacgttctgtgcttccaaaaggTCTTCGTATAGACTTTATTTTCTAGTTTCAATCTAAACTGTTGCTGTTTAGGTatcaattttaatacaatatttaaaacatgaaaataagaaaGATTGTAAATTCTATAAAGAAACCAAATTCTTATTTTTTCCATTACGCCTTGTAATGTTCACCAATTAGACCGCGGtgaaaaaacataattaaaaaaaagcatGATAATTTCCTTCATCGCTTTAAcattcattttctataaaaaccaCAATTTTGTTGTAATAGTTATTTTTGCACCAGGAAACATACAATCAAACTGAATAATCGTAATTGACTATGTATGATTTCTGTAAAAAGGTGTACTTTTCAATTCCTTTACTGGTCTACCTCAAGATTAGCTGTTGCACCGGAAATCCGAAAAGACCTTTTTTGTGTACGCTATCCTGGCCTGCCCATTTCTGGTAGACAGCATTGTACAGACGGCGTAGTCTGAATTGTAACATTGTAAAATCATAAAGCTAATGGATGAACCGACGGATTCTGTAACTATAATGCATTTAGCGgcagaaatgtttgtttttttttgaactCGTGGAAACTGGAATTACATTGTGGCTTAAACGAAAATGCATGTAACTGTCAATAGAAGAGCGAGTGTTTTATTCTTCGCAAAGCAGAAACTAGAGTGCCGTGATGACAGTATATCACTCACCACAGTTTCTCAGAACAACAAAAACCttctaaattatttagaaaactgATGAAATTTCCAATGGAGCTTTATACGGAAAACTTGATACGTACTTCGGTAGGCATGTTTTTTACATATCTAAATCGAACCAATGGTTTAGGAAATGGCTGTTTGAGATTTTTTCGATTTTTAATTCGGGTGACCATATCGTTTGTGGAAAAACTGTGTAGATAACGTGCAAACTTTCGCAGTTGGGTGAGTTGCTGAGAcaagcactcattttgctgtcttcgacaGTTAATCTTACGAAAATCCTTTTTTTGTTAGAGGgggaagaggggggggggggggcggggaggaGGAGGGTTGGTACAAAAGAAAagtaattaatatattaattaGAATGGTAATCATACTTTCTTCCTAAAATAACTCTAATCATATCACTTTTGAGTTACACTATACATATCGAACTTTATTTCGGTATATTTGACCATTGAGTTTTCTATAAAGTGTCAATccaatacataaaataaaatcttcttcAGATATGGCCTTGCACGCACAGCTTAAATAAGTCGCCGATGCCTAGGTAAGTAGAATAGTCCTACTGAGCTTACATGAAGAAGTTGCTGTTGCTTGTTGTTGTTACACAGTAACGTTTTAGAGACCAATAACCAATATTGAGAAACACAAAGGTTTCAACAAGGTTATAATACCAGTTATAGTATCTGACGCTTTAAGTGCTGAACAAAAACAGTATCATTAAAATCTGGAAACACTGGAATGTAATGTTCTTTATACTAGCGATTGTCTGGGTTAGTAAATGCACATTTCTGTTCGTTACATGTCATTCTAATTGCAGGGTGCAATATCTGGTCTTTGCTGAGAGACAGACCAGAGAATTGTTAATGTTACAGTAAAATGTTTGTGATACAggttatatttttatgaaatcattAAAAGTGAAAAGGATATTATATACCCATTAAATAAtcagcaacaacaaaaatacaatcTTGATGGCCTTCATTGCTCGCCACAGTATTACTGCTTTTAAGGACCATAGTAAGTTCAACAAAGACTAAACTTAAGTACAGCACACTCGGCAACCTGATATGAATACCAATGTCGGCTAAGTAAGTCTTCAATCTGTCCTCTATCTGGTTCATAATACAACGTGACCAAGCCTTTATCTGAATAAATTTAGGACTGGAAACGAAATGAAGGTGAAAGAGTTAACATAAAGAATTATGGCATTTTTATCAGTCAAGAGCAGGTAATTCTGAACCTAATTCTCCGATCTGGCAAATAAACACATTAACGGGTAAACATATCATGTGGAAGTATAATTAGGACTTGTTATGTAATATTTGCTTTAGCATACAAACAATGGAATATCGCTTTTTAATGTATCAATGGCATATAACTCTGTACCTACAATCCAAATTTGTCCTGTAATTGAAATTGAGCTTGATCTTATATATATGTACAGCAATTTATACACATCCTGTGTATATATTATCTAGTCTGGAGAAGAAATTAGGTCTAGAGTGGTGCAAACATAGTAAATTATATTACATTTCAAAGTTCCATAACTCCGATAAAAATCATTCAACATAAACAAACCCACTAACTGTAGGAAACTATGCTTCAATCTGATCATTTCTATAAAGTGTCATTCAAATCCGATTAGCAGTACAGGTGAAGTAGGCGgacaaacttttcaaaaaaaacctTTAAGATTGAAAAACTGCTAAAAATCATTCAATTCAGAAAATGCTGAAGACACTGGCACCGACTATCTCtacaaaatttggttaaaatcgcACCAGTAGTTTAAGAGCAGTAGTCCAGACAATCTTTTGTGGCAGTCGTTCAGACCTTTTGTACCAGAATGACAGACTGACATACCAGACTAAGTCAATAAATAGCTTTATGTCTACCAATTACTTGTTGGGAATTTTCtctgtttgatttcaaaattatgaaaattagtATTAGTAACATAATATGTATTATACATAAACAATCTATGCAAAAgtacatacaaaaaataaaattgcattttttttgttactgCCAACAAATAACTATGTACTAATCTGCCTTTACACTAATACATGTCAATAACACTCTTATTTGTACTAAATATATttcttaacccttaacctgctatatttctctAATGGacttttggacagtaccacttattactaaaaggggttttcactgaaaatttactgactgaatagcgaacagtgtagaccatgatcagactgcacggatgtgcaggctgatcttggtctgcactggtcgcaaaggcagaatcatctgccgccagcaggctaagggttttTATCAAGAAAAACACATCTACTAGTATATTTCTGGCACCAAATTCTTAATACAGTTCGATGTCAGTTAAAACCAAGAGGGCAATCCAGGCCCTGTATCACTCGCCTGAGCTCGTCTAAACTACTTTAAAGATTACTCACagtaaatcaattttaaaactttgcacattGTAATGAAATTCTGACCAGGTCACAAAGtcactgataaaaatatatactatATGTCCTGCTTCAATAGTTATTATTAGAgaaataactttacattatgTTGCTTCTGTTCCAGCAAAGCTTCAAAACACCTGACCCTGCCACTACAAACAACCAAGTTAGCTACAATTGTCCTATAGTTTAAATTCAGTATAATTCAGTATAATAAATGATATAACTGAATCAGTAAAAACATACCATCATTACTACTTCTGTTGATATAGTGTTTTGTACcttgaaaaaaatgcaactgtCAGAAAACCAGTTCTTGATCTGTCTATGTGTGCAGCTTCATGTGTCTGGAAAGGTTGCCACTATCTGAGAAACACTTTTTACAAGTTTTACAAGTGTAAGGTTTCTCCCCAGTATGAATACGCATATGTCTTCTCAGACAGCTCACAGTCTTATATTTCTTGTCACACACATTACATGGATAAAAAATTGCATCATTATGAATATTCACATGCTGTTTAAGCACATGCATCTGTGTGAATCTCTTTTCACATATAAGGCAGACAAAAGACTTTATATTTGAATGAATTTTTGAATGCATCTCTAAACCATGTGAGCTAGAATATTTCTTTgcacaaaatttacatttgtgAACTCTGTCTTCAGGGCTATTATCCAGATCATGTTTTTCGATATGTCTCTTCAAAGCACTCTTGTCGCGCAGCTGTTGCCCACAAATAGTGCATTTATGAGGCTTTTCTCCAGTGTGAACTAACAAATGTCTggtaagatgaacattctgggtAAATGTAATTTTACATATTCCACATTCATATGTTTCTTCTATGGTGTGAAGTTTCATGTGACGAATCAAATGCTCCTTTAGACCAAAGTCTTTCTGACAAATTTCACACTTGTGCGGTCTATCTCCAGTATGAATAAGTGTATGTCTTTCAAGGCCACTTTTGTACCTAAATCCCTTTTTACAAATCTGGCATACGTTTGCTTCTTGCACCTTGCTATGAGTAAGTTTGTGTTTATTCAGGATTCTTGATGTTGTAAAGGACTTTACACATTCAACGCACTGGTAATCTCTTTTATTGTTGTGTAACCTCATGTGGACAGTAAAGctgtatttttttgtaaaggTTTTGCAGCATTCTTGACAGGTAAAAGACATATTTCCTGCAATGTAAAGATATCTTTATCTTAGTTCTTAAAACTAAATGTTATTTTggagttttttatttgaaataatgtactGATGAAAAGTAACAGGAAATTGTAACAGAGTAAGAGTTACCATTGTCCCCCATCCCTAGGGATATTTTCACAGAACGTATGATAACTCATAACTCACTTGCCAATACAACATCTTTGAAGTAAGGTGGTCTGGGAAacatattaaaaatgtttataactgACAAAATTCTGGCCTGGGCCTTACATGCGACAAATAAATTTGTTATGGTGACTGTTTGTGCCAAGTAacttgaatatccatccatgcaAGTAAAGTTattcacgggggaggaactgttacacgagactcggttgtggaggatatcgtgttacagatttaggatgctactgttacagtattcctggataacgttacagcatttggaggataataatcgctgtcagtgttttgtttgccaaagaaatggtaaagatttatctcttttttgcaaaagtaaaaattgtttttctagatcaatggtatgtacaTCTGTTGAGACATGGTTTAACTTGCGAAACACATTATATTGATGTGTATCAAGCATTTaatgacaaaattcgaaattttgatataaaactatataaaagaagttgattaaaatacatttcaaacatattttatgctcatttgcaacGATAAAACCCCTCTTTAGGCATGcacttataatacgaggtagaaaaatcactgtgggtctaatttttcgtggttttataaaatgttacagtttagatggatatgttacagttgtggggtgctacttctggatgtgttacagatttaggatgatactttttggaatacattttgacaatatacaataccaggatagtaaataaaatttagatatcatgaattatgcgggattttttttgtaagatgtaacaaatatattataccaagtgcattttttttctaatttcgaaattctaaatcaacatctatatataataaaatgatataaacattttcgatggaaagctagtgttctatatcCAATGTATATAAGTACCACAATcaccaattcgcattgaatcgtcgtttgcactttGATAGGCTGATCTTTtataaatagtacctgtttatgctacatgtactatgctagcaaacgatgtgtcctagctttagaagagcttggcaatgcgtgtctttaacaacgatttcaattactaatatgcttaaaagaaaatatccccttggaatcggtaatggagaacttacgaaattaattggcttttctaacgacaactcgcacatgtgcaataaaactttatttcaaacaacaaagattctttttttgttaaacatgtatatgtatttactgttggaacaaccatcgaatcatagtctgcttgcaggtgcgtagctgcctacaagcagatatgcatctgcgcaatgaagttctggcaagcatgcacaattaaattggctaatctgaagcattgaatctgtttggtcacagttaggaACTTAGGAGCCTATATCATTTAACGGAGGATTTTATACGCAACTcatagttaaaatgtataatgtttcaggattttcatctaaaaatatatgcgtctttgtctttgtatgtataccggtgtcaagggcttttcaggactgtgcgcgaaggcatgtctcaggactgtaATGCCCACCATCTGGCATTGTGTAAACGCGAGCAAGAGCGCATTAAAgtcgggttgttcaaaaattagtTGTTACCTTATAACCACAGTAACTCGCTGTCTTCttagatttgaacgaaagtaatctatgtgaatataaataatgAAACACTTAGAACATTTTTCGATATCGCTCCGCGATGTCGCTGGTGATTTATTTTGAGGttatgaaaaaatttaacaacCGATGTATCTAGAGATTcggcatgcccattcacgcactgcagtacgtgaatcacgca
The Mercenaria mercenaria strain notata chromosome 10, MADL_Memer_1, whole genome shotgun sequence genome window above contains:
- the LOC123560410 gene encoding zinc finger protein 502-like, coding for MSFTCQECCKTFTKKYSFTVHMRLHNNKRDYQCVECVKSFTTSRILNKHKLTHSKVQEANVCQICKKGFRYKSGLERHTLIHTGDRPHKCEICQKDFGLKEHLIRHMKLHTIEETYECGICKITFTQNVHLTRHLLVHTGEKPHKCTICGQQLRDKSALKRHIEKHDLDNSPEDRVHKCKFCAKKYSSSHGLEMHSKIHSNIKSFVCLICEKRFTQMHVLKQHVNIHNDAIFYPCNVCDKKYKTVSCLRRHMRIHTGEKPYTCKTCKKCFSDSGNLSRHMKLHT